The following proteins are co-located in the Microcystis wesenbergii NRERC-220 genome:
- a CDS encoding IctB family putative bicarbonate transporter, producing the protein MNALWKQITLLNFSPASWSKYSYLHRFVGLFSQWRQGSWFVEWTELMGALLISLLIATAPFFSTSQIGFLLLAIAGYWLLLTLVDEGKIGVTPIHLLVLLYWGIATVSTAFSPVKTAALEGLIKLTLNLIFFAFTARIMRSPRLTNWILTTLVLTALAVSIYGIRQQIFGAEQLATWNDPTSELAGDTRVYSYLGNPNLLASYLFPGIAFSGAALFVWQGWLPKILAALLTLANAACLFFTESRGGWIGLMVLGIVFLLLLFYWFKNYLPLFWQTWLLPLVLGGLAVVILGAILLVDPLRIRVMSIFAGREDSSNNFRINVWDAVIRMIQTYPLLGIGPGNDAFKKIYPLFMKPKYTALSAYSVVLEIMVETGIIGFTCFLWLLVTTIGQGIHQIKLLRDKMDSQGFWLIGAIAAMAGILAHGFFDTVWYRPQVSTLWWLVLGLIASRCGVVKFEDDGASEQT; encoded by the coding sequence ATGAATGCTTTATGGAAACAAATCACCCTATTGAACTTTTCGCCTGCTTCTTGGTCAAAATATAGCTATCTGCATCGTTTCGTCGGCCTTTTTAGTCAATGGCGACAGGGTAGCTGGTTTGTGGAGTGGACAGAACTGATGGGTGCGCTGTTAATCTCTCTCCTTATCGCCACTGCGCCGTTTTTCTCCACCAGTCAAATCGGTTTTTTGCTGTTAGCAATAGCGGGTTATTGGCTACTCTTAACCCTTGTGGATGAAGGCAAAATCGGGGTGACACCCATACATCTTTTGGTACTTTTATATTGGGGAATTGCCACGGTTTCTACGGCTTTTTCTCCCGTTAAAACCGCAGCTTTGGAAGGATTAATTAAATTAACTCTCAATCTAATCTTTTTTGCTTTTACCGCCCGAATTATGCGCTCGCCACGCCTGACAAATTGGATTCTGACTACTTTAGTTTTAACCGCCTTAGCAGTCAGCATCTACGGCATTCGTCAGCAAATTTTTGGTGCGGAACAGTTAGCAACTTGGAATGATCCTACTTCAGAATTAGCGGGAGATACTAGGGTTTATAGTTATCTCGGTAATCCTAATTTATTAGCTAGTTATTTATTCCCTGGTATTGCTTTTAGCGGTGCGGCATTATTTGTGTGGCAGGGATGGCTCCCGAAAATTTTAGCGGCTTTATTAACTTTAGCCAATGCCGCTTGTTTATTTTTTACCGAGAGTCGTGGCGGTTGGATTGGTTTGATGGTCTTAGGAATTGTCTTCTTATTGCTATTATTTTATTGGTTCAAAAACTATCTACCTTTATTTTGGCAAACATGGCTTTTACCCTTAGTTTTAGGTGGTTTAGCCGTGGTGATTTTAGGGGCGATTTTATTAGTGGATCCGCTGCGAATTCGGGTGATGAGTATTTTTGCAGGACGGGAAGATAGTAGTAATAACTTTCGGATTAATGTTTGGGATGCAGTTATTCGCATGATTCAAACCTATCCACTTTTGGGCATCGGACCGGGTAATGATGCTTTTAAGAAAATTTACCCCCTATTCATGAAGCCAAAATACACGGCTTTAAGTGCCTATTCTGTGGTATTAGAAATCATGGTAGAAACGGGAATTATTGGTTTTACCTGTTTCCTCTGGTTATTAGTCACAACTATCGGCCAAGGCATCCATCAAATTAAACTTTTACGCGATAAAATGGATAGTCAAGGCTTTTGGTTAATCGGGGCAATTGCCGCTATGGCTGGAATTCTTGCCCACGGTTTTTTTGATACGGTTTGGTATCGTCCCCAAGTTAGTACCCTCTGGTGGTTAGTTTTGGGTTTAATTGCTAGTCGTTGTGGCGTTGTCAAGTTTGAAGATGATGGCGCATCAGAGCAGACTTGA
- the dndE gene encoding DNA sulfur modification protein DndE, with amino-acid sequence MESPIERFRLSQTAKDSLIKLKRYTKIDQWNILCRWAFCRSLAEPSLPSPVPIPADSNVELSWKVFGGEMADIFLIALKQRCHQDGLGTDKETLTQQFRLHLHRGIGYLAGDTKLKKIDNLIELERENLRES; translated from the coding sequence ATGGAATCACCGATCGAACGTTTTCGACTATCTCAAACCGCCAAAGATAGCCTCATAAAATTAAAACGCTACACTAAAATTGACCAATGGAATATCCTCTGTCGTTGGGCTTTTTGTCGTTCCCTTGCCGAACCGAGTCTCCCCTCTCCCGTTCCCATTCCTGCCGATAGCAATGTAGAATTATCCTGGAAAGTATTCGGGGGAGAAATGGCCGATATTTTCCTAATTGCCCTTAAACAACGTTGTCATCAAGACGGATTGGGAACCGATAAAGAAACCCTAACTCAACAATTTCGCTTACATTTACATCGCGGTATCGGTTATCTTGCTGGGGATACCAAGCTAAAAAAAATCGATAATTTAATCGAATTAGAGAGAGAAAATCTCAGAGAATCTTAA
- a CDS encoding bifunctional riboflavin kinase/FAD synthetase: MWIVDSPNARILAPSAIALGNFDGLHLGHQTVLQPIFRDDPAYPTVVSFTPHPREFFTGEKWQLLTPLGEKVEVLENLGVKQLVLLPFSAELASLTPLAFVEQILVEKLQAKSISVGQDFHFGYRRQGTAEDLLQIASQFNIKVEIVGLKNCGAGRISSSLIRQALAAGNVEQAGQMLGRPYSLTGRVVIGQQLGRTLGFHTANLQVPPDKLLPRFGVYCGWVHLDASRLPAVMNIGYRPTIEGKTISVEIHLLDWSGNVYDRILTMDLVQFLRPEQKFNSLDRLKNQIEIDCDRSRLILTSVTDNS; this comes from the coding sequence ACTTTGATGGTTTGCACCTAGGTCATCAAACCGTCCTACAGCCAATTTTTCGGGATGACCCCGCTTATCCCACCGTTGTTAGTTTTACTCCCCACCCGCGGGAATTTTTTACGGGAGAAAAATGGCAATTATTAACTCCTCTAGGGGAAAAGGTAGAGGTTTTAGAGAATTTAGGCGTTAAACAATTAGTTTTACTGCCTTTCTCTGCTGAATTAGCTTCCCTAACTCCCTTGGCTTTTGTCGAACAGATTTTAGTAGAAAAATTACAGGCTAAATCGATTAGTGTTGGTCAAGATTTTCACTTCGGTTATCGTCGTCAAGGTACAGCCGAAGATTTATTACAGATCGCCTCTCAATTTAATATTAAAGTCGAGATTGTTGGTTTAAAAAACTGTGGGGCGGGTCGGATTAGTAGTTCCCTAATTCGTCAAGCTTTGGCGGCGGGAAACGTTGAGCAAGCTGGGCAAATGTTAGGTCGTCCCTACAGTTTAACCGGTCGCGTGGTCATCGGGCAACAGCTGGGCAGAACATTAGGTTTTCATACCGCTAATCTACAGGTTCCCCCCGATAAATTATTGCCGCGATTCGGGGTTTATTGCGGTTGGGTGCATCTCGATGCTTCTCGCTTACCGGCAGTTATGAATATCGGTTATCGTCCCACGATCGAGGGAAAAACTATCAGTGTGGAAATCCATTTATTGGATTGGTCGGGCAATGTATATGATCGTATTTTAACGATGGATTTAGTGCAATTCCTGCGACCAGAACAGAAATTTAATTCTCTCGATCGATTAAAAAATCAGATCGAGATAGACTGCGATCGCTCTCGGTTAATTCTAACTTCTGTCACCGACAACTCCTAA
- a CDS encoding AAA family ATPase, with protein MRDAIDILMENLSQSIVGQTESIRLVLVALLSGGHALLEDVPGVGKTLLAKSLARSINGRFQRVQCTPDLLPSDITGTTIWNPNSREFEFIPGPAFANVLLADEINRATPRTQSALLEVMEEKQVTIDGEARPVPQPFFVIATQNPIEYQGTFPLPEAQMDRFAVCLSLGYPSAAEELKMLQRQHSQEAVKSLEACISLEQVGELQRLVSLVRVAPTLQQYIVDLVRATRDHEDISLGVSPRGCVVLQKAVQAYAFLEGRDYAIPDDVKFITPYVFCHRLIPSHGRQAKAIVERLLQSVAIEDRICA; from the coding sequence ATGAGAGACGCTATTGATATTTTGATGGAAAATTTGAGCCAGAGCATCGTCGGCCAAACCGAATCGATTCGCCTTGTGCTGGTGGCTTTGCTCAGTGGTGGTCACGCTCTCCTGGAAGATGTCCCCGGAGTCGGCAAAACCCTGTTAGCCAAATCCTTAGCGCGTTCAATTAACGGTCGTTTCCAACGGGTACAATGCACCCCTGACCTCCTCCCCAGTGATATCACGGGAACCACGATCTGGAACCCCAACAGTCGCGAATTTGAATTTATCCCCGGCCCCGCTTTTGCTAACGTCCTGTTGGCCGATGAAATCAACCGGGCCACCCCGCGCACCCAATCGGCACTTCTAGAAGTCATGGAAGAAAAACAAGTTACCATTGATGGAGAAGCGCGGCCGGTCCCCCAACCCTTCTTTGTTATCGCCACCCAAAACCCGATCGAATATCAAGGTACTTTTCCGCTTCCAGAAGCGCAAATGGACCGTTTTGCCGTTTGCCTGAGTTTGGGTTATCCCAGCGCGGCAGAAGAATTAAAAATGTTACAAAGACAGCATTCTCAAGAGGCGGTTAAATCCCTAGAAGCTTGTATTTCCTTAGAACAGGTGGGAGAATTGCAAAGATTAGTCAGTCTGGTTCGGGTCGCTCCCACTTTACAGCAATATATCGTCGATTTAGTCCGCGCTACCCGTGACCACGAAGATATTAGTTTAGGAGTCAGTCCCCGGGGTTGTGTGGTTTTGCAAAAAGCAGTTCAAGCTTACGCTTTCCTCGAAGGTCGCGATTATGCTATCCCCGATGATGTTAAGTTTATTACTCCCTACGTCTTCTGCCATCGTCTGATTCCTAGTCACGGTCGTCAAGCTAAAGCTATCGTGGAAAGACTTCTGCAATCGGTGGCGATCGAGGATCGCATCTGTGCCTGA
- a CDS encoding SagB/ThcOx family dehydrogenase produces the protein MPDQPISIAQYYHERTKYDPQTIASKSKGLDWSQQPYPFKEYKIGQTFDLKPYLSRQTVPQKGDFWRRISRILGCSYGLTAKIATMGSPLYLRSAPSAGGLYPAEVYLISRGTEFLPAGLYSYQGQSHSLLLFWESDVWTNLQSACFWNPVLENTDIALVTSAIFYRSAWRYEDRAYRRIFLDTGHLLGNIELSASINDYRAHLIGGFNDIQMNELLYLDSEKESVMTVIPLADLLNIRQNLPHSTTALPSATTTLYPEIPEGELLNSLHRATIIATDEKIEATVTPSNWEDKYNFPFCLKVSVTSRPVNWGEDLIDLESTMLKRRSTRAYSGASLSLDELRALLHFTYQPQDYVGQNLDPNPDYFALDLLETFIAVSAVTGLEEGCYYYAPKAQELRQIRFKNFQQELHYLCLGQDLGRDAAAVVFHTADLSKAVAKYGDRVYRYLHADAGHLGQRLNLAAIHLGLGVSGIGGFFDDQVNEVLGIPSDEAVIYITTLGRPKVF, from the coding sequence ATGCCAGATCAGCCAATCTCGATCGCCCAATACTACCACGAGCGGACCAAATACGACCCCCAGACGATCGCCTCAAAAAGTAAAGGTCTTGATTGGAGTCAACAACCCTATCCCTTTAAAGAATACAAAATCGGTCAGACTTTCGATCTCAAACCCTACCTCTCCCGTCAAACAGTTCCCCAAAAAGGAGACTTTTGGCGACGTATATCGCGAATTTTGGGCTGTAGCTATGGTTTAACTGCCAAAATCGCCACTATGGGCAGTCCCTTGTACCTACGTTCCGCACCCTCTGCCGGTGGATTATACCCCGCCGAGGTCTATCTGATCTCCCGTGGCACGGAATTTTTACCCGCCGGTCTCTACAGTTACCAAGGTCAAAGTCACTCGCTGCTTTTATTCTGGGAAAGTGATGTCTGGACGAACCTACAATCTGCTTGTTTCTGGAATCCTGTTTTAGAAAATACCGATATCGCTTTAGTTACCAGTGCCATTTTTTATCGGTCTGCTTGGCGCTACGAAGATCGAGCTTATCGGCGTATTTTCCTCGATACAGGGCATTTATTAGGCAATATTGAGCTATCAGCCTCGATTAATGACTATCGGGCCCATTTAATCGGTGGTTTTAACGATATCCAGATGAATGAATTGCTTTATCTCGATTCCGAGAAGGAAAGTGTCATGACGGTGATTCCTTTGGCAGATCTGCTCAATATCCGGCAAAATCTCCCCCATAGTACCACGGCACTCCCTTCGGCAACCACGACTCTTTATCCCGAAATTCCCGAGGGAGAATTATTAAACTCCCTACACCGAGCCACTATCATAGCTACAGATGAGAAGATAGAAGCAACTGTTACCCCCTCTAATTGGGAAGATAAATATAATTTTCCTTTTTGTCTAAAAGTTTCCGTGACATCCCGTCCCGTCAATTGGGGGGAAGATTTAATCGATCTCGAAAGTACGATGCTTAAACGCAGATCTACCCGCGCTTATAGTGGCGCTAGTCTCAGTTTAGACGAATTGCGAGCTTTGCTGCATTTCACCTATCAACCCCAAGATTATGTCGGACAAAATCTCGATCCCAATCCCGATTATTTTGCTCTGGATTTATTGGAAACTTTTATCGCTGTTTCGGCAGTAACTGGATTAGAGGAAGGCTGTTATTATTATGCTCCTAAAGCCCAAGAATTGCGGCAAATTCGCTTTAAAAATTTCCAGCAAGAGTTACATTATCTCTGTTTAGGTCAGGATTTGGGACGAGATGCGGCCGCTGTGGTTTTTCATACGGCGGATCTGTCAAAAGCAGTGGCTAAATATGGCGATCGAGTCTATCGTTATCTTCATGCAGATGCGGGTCATTTGGGACAGAGATTAAATTTAGCGGCTATTCATCTGGGGTTAGGGGTTAGTGGTATCGGTGGTTTTTTTGATGATCAAGTTAATGAAGTGTTAGGAATTCCCTCCGATGAAGCAGTTATCTATATCACTACTTTAGGCCGACCGAAAGTTTTTTAA
- the dndD gene encoding DNA sulfur modification protein DndD, translating to MIFTELVLQNFGPYAGRQVINLRPEKDNNPCPIILLGGMNGGGKTTLMDAIRLALYGARAKCSTRNNLSYAEFLSQAVNNQASLIDQARIELAFEHLVNEQWRQYRIVRYWTKQPKDGKDTLGILDEDWPDPALANTWDEYIETLLPLGISNLFLFDGEQVKELAEQDVPPDSVKDSMQTLLGLELAERLAVDLDILAGRKRRLLAAENELATIEVIEKKLAEYQEDLELARQEMETQQKNLDLVRNDFDAVSDKFRIDGGKIAAERSQLESRKKDLDKKLDKQREYLGQLAGEFLPLKLIFPLLESAKIQGEKELKFQSSQVAQSVLESRDKKLMAYLKKLNLTLEQLENIREFLQQENQFLAEDSDSLIAPYLDLDEEAIELLNRVLTHQLPAQINLAHQTMEQLRNLEADLDNLERELAVAASPEEYETLSNNLKTAQKKYLNAQAEYEQSHKNYEEIKKKIEKTKKELFAYSEKALESQSNEHIVNAIVKAQQTLKVFKERLTLKKLNRLEGEVAECFRYLLHKSDLVQKIAIDADTFGLSLFGPDGQNVPKHRLSAGEKQLLAIAFLWGLARVSGRDLPIAIDTPLGRLDSSHRHNLVERYFPAASSQVILLSTDTEIGQNELLLLEEQEVIARKYLLEYNSQQRQTTIHPDRYFW from the coding sequence ATGATTTTTACTGAATTAGTTTTGCAAAATTTCGGCCCCTACGCCGGTCGTCAAGTGATTAATTTACGTCCCGAAAAAGATAATAATCCCTGTCCGATTATCCTTTTGGGAGGCATGAATGGGGGCGGTAAAACTACTTTAATGGATGCGATTCGTTTGGCTTTGTACGGTGCGCGGGCCAAATGTTCTACTCGCAATAATTTAAGTTATGCTGAGTTTCTCAGTCAAGCAGTTAATAATCAAGCTTCCCTCATCGATCAGGCTAGAATTGAACTGGCTTTTGAACATCTAGTTAATGAACAATGGCGACAATATCGTATCGTTAGATACTGGACAAAACAGCCCAAAGATGGTAAGGATACCCTCGGTATTTTAGATGAGGATTGGCCCGATCCTGCCTTAGCTAATACTTGGGATGAATATATTGAAACTTTATTACCTTTGGGTATTTCTAACCTGTTTTTATTTGATGGGGAACAGGTAAAAGAATTGGCGGAACAGGATGTACCTCCTGACAGCGTTAAGGATTCGATGCAGACTTTATTAGGGTTAGAATTGGCGGAAAGATTAGCCGTTGATCTCGATATTTTAGCTGGTCGCAAGCGCCGGTTATTAGCAGCAGAAAATGAACTGGCAACTATTGAAGTGATCGAGAAAAAATTAGCCGAGTACCAAGAGGATTTAGAATTGGCTCGGCAAGAGATGGAAACTCAACAAAAAAATTTAGATTTGGTTAGAAATGATTTTGATGCAGTCTCGGATAAATTTCGCATTGATGGCGGAAAAATTGCCGCCGAAAGAAGTCAATTAGAGAGCAGAAAAAAGGATTTAGATAAAAAGTTAGATAAACAGAGAGAATATTTAGGTCAATTGGCGGGGGAATTTTTACCATTAAAGTTAATTTTTCCTCTCCTAGAATCGGCTAAAATTCAGGGAGAAAAAGAGCTAAAATTTCAATCGTCTCAAGTCGCTCAATCGGTTTTAGAATCCAGGGATAAAAAGTTAATGGCTTATTTAAAAAAACTGAATTTAACTTTAGAACAACTAGAGAATATTAGAGAATTTTTACAGCAAGAAAATCAGTTTTTAGCTGAGGATAGCGATTCTTTGATTGCTCCTTACTTAGATTTAGACGAGGAGGCGATCGAGTTATTAAACCGAGTCTTAACCCATCAATTACCGGCACAAATTAACCTCGCTCATCAAACGATGGAACAATTAAGAAATCTGGAAGCTGACTTAGATAATTTAGAGCGAGAATTAGCAGTAGCAGCCTCTCCCGAAGAATACGAAACCCTGAGTAATAACTTAAAAACCGCTCAGAAAAAGTATCTAAATGCTCAAGCAGAATACGAGCAAAGCCACAAAAATTATGAAGAAATCAAAAAGAAAATTGAGAAGACTAAAAAAGAATTATTTGCCTATAGTGAGAAAGCTTTAGAATCCCAAAGTAACGAACATATCGTCAATGCTATTGTCAAAGCACAGCAAACTTTAAAAGTATTTAAAGAACGCTTAACTTTAAAAAAATTAAATAGATTAGAGGGAGAAGTGGCGGAATGTTTTCGTTATTTATTGCATAAGTCCGATCTGGTGCAGAAAATAGCGATCGATGCTGATACTTTTGGTCTATCTCTCTTTGGTCCCGATGGACAAAATGTGCCTAAACACCGTCTTTCTGCCGGAGAAAAACAACTATTAGCGATCGCTTTTTTGTGGGGATTAGCGCGAGTCTCCGGACGAGATTTGCCCATCGCTATCGATACACCCCTCGGACGTTTAGATTCTTCCCATCGCCATAATTTAGTTGAACGTTATTTTCCCGCTGCTTCCTCTCAAGTCATCCTCCTTTCTACCGATACAGAAATTGGACAAAATGAGCTACTCTTATTAGAAGAACAGGAAGTAATCGCCCGAAAATACCTGCTAGAATACAATTCCCAACAACGTCAAACTACTATTCACCCCGATCGCTACTTTTGGTAA
- a CDS encoding alpha-keto acid decarboxylase family protein, producing the protein MITIGEYLCQCLHSLGVNHIFGVPGDYVLDLMDVLVESPIELVCTCNELNAGYAADAYARVKGMGAVCVTYGVGGFSLVNAVVGAYAERVPLVVISGASDRSIRRDNLLLHHTTGDYNLQFSIMEKVTVASVILTNSAQAASQIDQTLAACLHHKRPVYIEIPRDMVYRPCIPSEKPIYLPDNLTDAAALEEAIEEAAFLLEKAEKPIILAGVEFHRFKLQDKLLKLLEVTGYPLATTILGKSSISEMQPQFIGTYVGALSREYVKQRVENADCVLCLGAIMSDMNLGGFTANLNPNNLINANSEKVKIKHHFYQPVFLGDFIDGLINKLSHKEAATLEIKPAAELKNLEFIAVPEQKLTNARFYERMNHFIAQESFVISDTGDAIIATIDLLMPQQTDFIGQAFYLSIGYSIPACLGVACAAPNTRPIVFVGDGAFQMTAQELSTIIRHHLNPIIFLINNDGYTIERVIQDNIYNDLQPWKYHQLPAVFNGESWSCQVRTEGELEKALSIAQGNIDRLSFIEVHLDRFDCSQGLTRLGQALRSPHA; encoded by the coding sequence ATGATCACCATCGGCGAATATTTATGCCAGTGTCTCCATAGTTTAGGGGTTAATCATATTTTTGGGGTGCCGGGGGATTATGTCCTCGATTTGATGGATGTTTTGGTGGAAAGTCCGATCGAATTAGTTTGCACCTGTAATGAGCTTAACGCAGGTTATGCCGCCGATGCCTACGCGCGAGTCAAAGGTATGGGTGCTGTCTGTGTCACCTACGGAGTCGGGGGATTTAGCCTCGTTAATGCTGTGGTCGGTGCTTACGCTGAAAGAGTTCCCCTGGTGGTAATTAGTGGGGCTTCCGATCGCTCGATTCGCCGGGATAATTTATTATTACACCACACCACGGGCGATTATAATCTGCAATTTTCCATCATGGAAAAAGTCACGGTTGCCTCGGTTATTCTCACTAATTCCGCCCAAGCAGCCAGTCAAATCGATCAAACTTTAGCAGCTTGTTTGCATCACAAACGTCCCGTGTATATCGAAATTCCCCGGGATATGGTCTATCGTCCCTGTATCCCCTCGGAAAAGCCAATTTATTTACCCGATAATCTCACCGATGCCGCCGCTTTAGAAGAAGCCATTGAAGAAGCGGCTTTTTTATTAGAAAAAGCGGAAAAACCAATTATTTTAGCAGGGGTAGAATTCCATCGGTTTAAACTCCAGGATAAGTTGCTGAAACTTTTAGAAGTAACGGGTTATCCCTTAGCCACCACTATTTTAGGTAAGTCGTCAATTTCGGAAATGCAGCCGCAATTTATCGGCACTTATGTGGGAGCATTAAGTCGCGAATACGTTAAGCAACGGGTGGAAAATGCCGATTGTGTCCTCTGTTTAGGGGCGATCATGTCCGATATGAATTTAGGCGGATTTACGGCTAATTTAAATCCCAATAATTTGATTAATGCCAATTCCGAGAAGGTAAAAATTAAACATCACTTTTATCAACCGGTATTCCTAGGAGACTTTATCGATGGTTTAATTAATAAGCTAAGTCACAAAGAAGCGGCTACACTAGAGATTAAACCTGCGGCCGAATTGAAGAATTTAGAATTCATTGCCGTGCCGGAGCAAAAATTAACTAATGCTCGTTTTTATGAGCGAATGAATCATTTTATCGCTCAAGAATCTTTTGTTATTTCTGATACGGGGGACGCAATTATTGCCACAATTGATTTATTAATGCCCCAACAAACCGACTTTATCGGTCAAGCATTTTATCTCTCTATTGGTTATTCAATTCCCGCCTGTTTAGGAGTAGCTTGTGCCGCACCAAATACTCGTCCTATCGTCTTTGTGGGGGATGGTGCTTTTCAAATGACCGCCCAGGAACTTTCGACCATTATCCGTCACCATCTCAATCCAATTATCTTTTTAATTAATAACGATGGTTACACGATCGAGCGGGTAATTCAGGATAATATTTATAATGATCTACAACCGTGGAAATATCACCAATTACCAGCAGTATTTAACGGGGAAAGTTGGAGTTGTCAAGTCAGGACAGAAGGGGAATTAGAAAAGGCTTTATCGATTGCCCAGGGTAACATCGATCGCCTATCATTTATTGAAGTACATCTCGATCGTTTTGACTGTTCCCAAGGCTTAACTCGTTTAGGTCAAGCTTTACGTTCACCCCATGCTTAG